In Actinomadura citrea, a single window of DNA contains:
- a CDS encoding RNA polymerase sigma factor — translation MSMRARVHSGDPDAFRELFDEHVRSVYNHAFRLTGNWSTAEDVVSLTFLESWRLRERVDVEVEGSLRPWLLGIATNVARNVRRAARRHDGALARLPRNDVVPDFTDEVTSRIDDRERLALMRTALAALRKPEREVLALCVWSGLGYAEAAEALGVPVGTVRSRLSRARKKLERLATASAGPPGERREPLPGHGQEEDDRAIAVRSAQERTR, via the coding sequence ATGAGTATGCGTGCCCGGGTTCATTCCGGGGATCCGGATGCGTTCAGAGAACTGTTCGACGAACATGTGCGCTCGGTGTACAACCACGCGTTCCGCCTGACGGGGAACTGGTCGACCGCAGAAGACGTCGTGTCGCTGACCTTCCTGGAGTCATGGCGGCTGCGCGAGAGGGTCGACGTCGAGGTCGAGGGGTCGCTGCGTCCATGGCTGCTGGGCATCGCGACCAACGTCGCCCGCAACGTGCGCCGCGCCGCCCGGCGCCATGACGGCGCCCTGGCGCGGCTTCCGAGGAACGACGTCGTGCCGGACTTCACCGACGAGGTCACGTCCCGCATCGACGACCGCGAGCGGCTCGCCCTGATGCGCACGGCCCTGGCGGCGCTGCGCAAGCCCGAGCGCGAGGTGCTGGCGCTGTGCGTCTGGTCCGGGCTCGGCTATGCCGAGGCCGCCGAAGCGCTCGGCGTGCCGGTCGGCACCGTGCGCTCCCGGTTGTCGCGCGCACGCAAGAAGCTGGAAAGGCTCGCCACCGCGAGTGCGGGGCCGCCCGGAGAACGCCGGGAACCGCTTCCCGGCCACGGACAGGAAGAGGATGACCGCGCGATCGCGGTCCGGTCCGCTCAGGAGA